The Pagrus major chromosome 24, Pma_NU_1.0 region AAGCTTATCGTAAAGAATTTGTAAATGATAATCCAAGTGtggcagcagagacagactgaaGTTTAAATAATTTTTACGTTTCATACTTTGTCATTAAGTTAATGGAAATTAAAAATTTTCTGGCACATGATACAAATCCTCTGCTCCAGACTCGAAATGAACTTTACGACAAAACATACCATAATATACgccttttaaaatgacattattttcaCAAATCTGCtgtaaaaaactttttttgtgctTATTTCTGTGCTACATGAAGCTAAAAACAAGATATAAACAGTTTTCTATCACCCAGGAATGAAATAATCTTCATATATGATGTCAGTGTTTATAATTTAGggggaatgagactaaaaaaaCGTTTCTTACGAACAGTTgacccaaaaatgaaacttcagTAATTATCTGCTCAATGTCTTGGTGTTCCAAAATCtacctgacttttcatcagcacCTGGAGTAGATGCCAACTAAATATTCCTTTTTGGGTGACCTGTTCCTTTTAAGATGTATGATTCAAAATGATTCATAATTTTGCACTAAATAGAAATATGAAGTCCAAAAGTCAGCAGTGCTCTCTGTCCTTGCAAATCTTTGGCATTACCAtccttttttttgctgtaaaaaGCCTTGTTATGAATTTTACTACGATTTAAATGAATTTCAGCAGAATTCAACATACTATCTGGCCTTTCGGCAGCTTTTTCAATACTTTTAAAAGTCTCATATGTGAACTTTTAGATCATTACTCTCATCTGCGTTAGAGTTAAAACAGTATATCGACTTCAGTAGCTTCTTCCAGAGCCCTTGCTGCACTGTTAgaagttatttttgttttgtttgagtaaAGATTGGATTTGTCTTAGACGTATGTTACAAATATATTTGCAGacaataaacaaagaaaaaacagattgatattctcatttttattgtacaaaaatacatttttcttcaaGCAGCTTCTCAGTATTTGCGATGTGCAAAGGACACAGTTGTCAGGTattcaagtacatttttacacagtCGTGTCACACATTAGATTTAGAGGTAGGCCTTCATATTTAATACAGAGGCTTGAGGTAGTGTGCAACATTTCCCATATGTGctgtataataaatatatcGAGGGATCcagttgattttaaatgattacatttcGATTTATCTTCAAATTTGTACAAAAGGTAACCTAATGCACTTTGCATGTCGGGGCATCCCACATTCATGTGCAcacaaaacatcacagtttgtgttttttaaagtgataaCAGAGATTGTGCAACAATGCAAAAGTAAACATTTCACCACACTGCAAATATAGTTTTCCAAACACTTCATCAAACAGCTGAAAGATAAAGACAGAGCGGTAgagttggacaaaagaagcgtCTTCTTCAAATTGGGAGCAGATCACATATTTCTGGTAAAAGCTTTGAGGTTTAACGGCTTCAGTGGAGCCAAAACTTCCACAGAACCCATTTTCTATTTCCAACTATGCATGAAAGCAGGAGCAATTGGGACTATAATTAAAATAGTCTAAACAAGGAGATATTAAGCCCAGATTAATGTaatcaaaaatcaatcaaatgatCCTGATTCAAACTTCTACAATGGCAAATTATGTTTTCTTAAATCAGGATTGTAAGCCTCAATATATCTGATTAAATGAtgtcaaacacattttacatgttaTTGTCCTTTGCAGATCATATTTACACGTTAGACCATAAAGAATATCACAggtatgttttcatttttaacaaccTGTCTGTCAAACTCAGCTTCCACCAAATTAGCTCTGGTTCTTCAGCCAGTTGCATCGAAGACTCGGACCATTGGGGCCATCTAGAAAACCAGTTTTCAGCAGAAACATTGTCTTGTTGagagtgtttgttgttgtaaaaaGTTTGCCCTGTCCATAACATGGTAATAAAGAGCCTGTATACGGAAAAACCTCCTGGTGAGGACAAATATAAagtgttttgaattttgaatcTAAGATTACGTCGATGAGGAGCTAAAACCAGGTCTGACGCTAACCCATAACCCGTCAGGACTATCAATCACTTAGTTACATCGTATTTCTTTAAATAAGCTTCATCTCCCTGATTTTGTGAAAGCAGGTAAAGCGCCAAAAATCCCAAACTTATCCCCCACCTACTGGTGATACATTGACACTTAAATAGGATTTAAGGGCATAAATTttgtgcaaatgtttgactcaaattttaaaaaaaagttgaacgTTGCGCCACTGGTGGCAAATTCAGGTCTAATCGTGTCTTTCCGTTGCCTTTGTATGCGATCACTTGTCTAAAGTTTACCTTATAATCaagtcaaaattgtgaaaagtcggaattttgaaaaaagttgtaattttgaaaaaaagttcgagttttgaaaaaaaagttggaattttgaaaaaaaagttggagttttgaaaaaaagttgtaattttgaaaaaagttgtaattttgaaaaaaagttcgagttttgaaaaaaaagttggaattttgaaaaaaagttgcaattttgaaaaaagtcggaattttgaaaaaaaagttggagttttgaaaaaaagttgtaattttgaaaaaagttgtaattttgaaaaaagttgtaattttgaaaaaaagttcgagttttgaaaaaaaagttgcaattttgaaaaaagttgtaattttgaaaaaaaagttggagttttgaaaaaaagttgtaattttgaaaaaagttgtaattttgaaaaaaagttgtaattttgaaaaaagttgtaattttgaaaaaagttataattttgaaaaaagttgtaattttgaaaaaaagttgtaattttgaaaaaagttgtaattttgaaaaaaagttgtaattttgaaaaaagttgtaattttgaaaaaagttgtaattttgaaaaaagttataattttgaaaaaagttgtaattttgaaaaaaagttgtaattttgaaaaaagttgtaattttgaaaaaagttgtaattttgaaaaaagttataattttgaaaaaagttgtaattttgaaaaaaaagttgtaattttgaaaaaaaagttgcaattttgaaaaatgtcggaattttgaaaaaaagttgtaattttgaaaaaaagttgtaattttgaaaaaagtcggaattttgaaaaaaaagtcgGAATTTTGAAAAAGTCGGAATTCTGTGAAAAGTCAGGATTCAAAGATGGTCAGAACTCATATTTTTCAGCAGTGGCCTCATCCTCTTCCGTATAACGGTGACGATAAGATCGAGTCCTGCGAGTGTTGTTGCAGTTCCCACTGTTGACCACTAGATCAGAGGCGATCGATCACTTAATACCCCTTTAACGTGCCCCTGGTTGAATTGTGACATTTCTGACAGCACTTGAAGGCAGCGTTCGCTCCACTCAACTGACAGCGACCGCTGCAATCGCTGCTCTTCAGTTTCCTTCATGTGACTGGACGCGGCAACTTTTTTTTAGGAGCTGGGTGCAGGGCGGCGGGGGGTAGTTGTGGGACTAAAATAGCCCCCCGTCAGGTGCAACTTTACACATCGGCTCAGGTTACAGCTCAACCAAAACACAGAGGTTCAGAAGCACACGGACGTGGACAGAAAGTgcttttcagtgtttgttttgtcctctAGTCTAAttccaaaaataaatatgttgataTATATTTACAAAGTCCTCCAGGAGTATTTTATCTGCATGTAAACATCAAGGCGGACTCCTCGTCTGTCCTCTGCCTCACACAGCAGCCGAGtgtttccctccatctctgaGCTGTGGAGGCAAACAAACGGTCGTTTTTACCACAAAATCAGTTCAGTGAAGGCAAcacttcttctccttctgttAGTTATTGGATTATTTGATTTGtaatcatttattaatgttttaaatctgttatttaaaactcacttttagATGTTTTGGGACTTACACAGTAAACTAAACacgtaaaagaagaaaattactTAATTTGTGTTGGAAAGACACAAAATTACACCTCAGCAAACTAACTAAAGTTCttcttttatttactttaagaAAACTGAGATTTGAAGACTTTATGAGACAATAATATTTTTGCAGCGagccagaaaacacattttcactgctgtcagagaaaacacaggctTGCATGTTGAAGTTAAGTAATCGTGACATAATATTACTGATCTTGTGCCAGTTTCAAGTCGCTATTAAAAGCTGCAAGGTGTCTGGACAAACACCATCAACTACTGTAAACACTAGGCCACAGCTAGAACTCACTTCACACTGATTATATCCATCGACATGTTGattatttacagcttttttgttcattttaatccAGTTTGGAACCTTTTTTTCATCTACAGCAGCCAAACTCATTTTCTACCAGCAGGcctttaaataaagtaaatctACTGCTAATTTATGATTAATTCTGACCAAGTCTGCTGCCTGTCCTCCTCTAACAAACCAATCTCATTTCTGGAGCATGCAGAACAACAATTTTCTCCAGTTGAGGTCacattttcagttattttaaacctCTGAAGGCACCACagcttgttttcattgtgtgttgTCAATCACAGGAGAAACAGCTGCCGCTGTAGTCAAACCATCTCTGAAGCATCATTTCAACCATTAGAAACACtattttcaattaaaagagGGCGGTGACCTGCGCAGTACACGCGTCATGATGGATGGAGAGGTTTTGGCACAGATTTTGCGTCCTGGTTCTGCGTAAAAGCGACGAAGGAGCTCTTTCTAGATGTGTCTGAGCCTGGCTCACAGGTGCAGTGTCCACTCACCAGTTTCCTCTGGTTGCTGAGGCAGAAGGTGCAGATGGGTCTCAGAGAGGCCGCGCTGAGCGCCGCGGGCCCGTGCAGGATGCTCTGGTAGCGGAGGCAGGGCTGTCCGTCCCGGCAGTCGTCccccagcagcagcacgttgGCCAGGTGTGAGATGTAGCTGGAGGCCAGGCGCAGCGTCTCGATCTTGGACAGCTTCCTGTCGGCGGGCTCGGTGGGGATGAGCGTGCGGAGCGCCGTGAAGGCCGTGTTCACGCTGTGCGTGCGGTCCCGCTCCCGCGCGTTGGCCGCCTGTCTCTGCTGGCTCACCCCGGAGAGACGCGCGTCTCTCCCGGATCGTCTCCGCCTCCTCCTGCGTCTCGGCGCCCCGGTTCGGACGCCACCTCCAGCCGGCTCCTCCGGCTCTGTGCGCGGGCTGCAGCCGCCGGTGGACTTCCCGTCCGAGCTGTCGCTGCCGCTGTCCAGGTCGTCCAGGTCGGAGGTGAAGCCGTCGGGCTGCGCGCTGCGCTCGGGGCCGGTGGACTTCATCCTGGCTCGTCTCGGGTCTGACTGGAGCTGCTGGGGCCGTGCGGGCGGGCGGCGGCTGCACATCACTTTATCCTGGAGGTGAAAATAGCACCGGGGGGCCGAGCAGCTGCCGCCGATCCGGTGACCGAGGGGGTTTGTGCCGTCCGGCCCCCCGGCGGATCGGCATACCATTTCTAATGAATGACGGCTGCTTTCTGGGTCGCCAGCCCGCCGCGGAGAAGGGAAGACAGGTGGAGCGtaaagggaggggaggagggaggagggggcaCCTGTTGTGGTCTGGAGGATACAGGTTTAAATTAGGATCGACCGATATGGGTCAAGGCCGATACCGACAGGTTCACATCTCTAATGTGCTGATATTCCTCCTGATTATCAGTCTGAGAGGatgaacaacacacaaacacacatttagccTGGTCACATGACAACAACTGAACTGCACAACAAGATAATTCAAACTGTAGTTTAGCAAAACGATTACAGTTGTAAAGTTCTGGATGTGTTTCCAGAACAACCTTCACTTTGGACGACGATATTATAGAGTCGATACTTTCACCATCACATgttccagccgtgtttgtggtaataaaatctgatatttttaacgagaggTCGGCGACGTTCCAGTCGTGTTCGTGGCGACAATACCAGATTATTTTGGTGAGActtcgggacattttccagctttgtttttggcaacaaaatcagatatttttaaCTAAACCTCGGTGCTGTTGATATAAAACCAAACGTTTTTAACAGGATGTCAGGACcttttccagccgtgtttgtggcaacaaaaccagatgttgTTGGCAAATGTTTGGTTTATTTCCAGACGTATTTGTGGCCACAATACTAGATATTTTAACGAGACCTCACCTCTGATGTCAGGACCTTTTCCAGTTGTGTTAAGGAAACAAAACCTGACATTTTTTACGAGACGCTGGGACATTttgcagccgtgtttgtggtgaaaataccagatatttttaatgagacgtcGGCAATGTTTTGGTAataaaactggatatttttgatgagacgtcaggacattttatagtcgtgtttgtggcaacaaaacaggaattttaagcccaaacatgatcttttccacaACCCTAAccatgtggtttttgtgcctaaacctaaccagactgtACCGTAtcaacatatttgtggtttgtgGAAACGTAAATTGCAGATGATGGCAGAAACTTTGGTGGGAACCCTCTCAGTGAGCAGATGATGAAACTTTCGTCTTGTTTGACCCTCACAGCTAAGCAGACAAATTCAGCTGCAAGAGTCTGATGAATGCTGCAGTCTGGCTCAATTAGACAGATTTCACTTGTCTGTAAGTTACCGCAGCCAATCAGGGAGCAACCCCAGTGAAACAGAGCTCATCTAACATGAATGAAATCATCGATACGCCATCTCGGCCTCTAATGAAGCAGTTCATTGCTTCAGACCTCTGTAGGTTACTAATAACAAGCGTGTGTGTTTACGTGCGTCCTGCCTGTTGGCATCCAGGGTGGAGGATAACCTTGCTGCCTTGGCCGGCGGCTCGGAGCGTCTATTGAGTGAAGAGTCCAGGTGGACCCGCCGGTCCCGTCCTGGTCTGTCTGTGCCCACCAGGACGGACACACTCTCACCCCGCCCCTCCCCTCCTGCTCCACCTTGTCCAGTGCCATCTTTGGGGGGGTGgatataaatatctgtgaacGGAcgagtgtgtgttgctgtgacaGCTCAGAGGGAACGTCGACACAGGTTGTCAATTTTTGTTCCAATCACATCAGGAAGATTTTTTAACTTGTTGAGCTGTGGATTTAATAAACAGATTATATGTTTGCAGCCACCAGAGGGCAGAATAAGATAATCTCCAGAAGGTTTTAATTTAGAAGTCTCTCTACAATCAATCAGCAACTAAAACATGAGATATTAAATCATTTGTTGAGGTCAAAAGACAGTAAATTTAAGAGATTTATTTGGATTTCTAGAACATGTAAAgacctgattttattttcaagcGTCTGCCTCACAGGAATCAGAGTGACGGCAACAAATATCAACAGAGACTGAAGCTTGTTGCTCCTGCTGCGTCTCAACCGAGCGTCCAGCTTCATCCTAATCACTTGTAAAAAGTCAACCGGCTCTGTGGAGACAGGAATCCTAATTGGTGCGGATCTAATGCGGCCTCATTAATCTTTTAATCCTCATTTCCTCGCCGCCCCCGTGGCCCCGACCCGCTGGCCGTGAACTTGTCTGGCCCCTTGCAGCAAAGTCAAAtgcttctctgctgctgctgacgaCGACTAACCAAACCTGAAGGAACATCAGGGAACTAAAAACATCTCTGAAGCAGCTAAAATcataaaacacagatgttaTAAAACATTACGTGGctgcttcatcatcatcttttatcCAATCTGTACTTTCAGGTGATGTGACACTTCCTctggcggccatgttggaggTCTTCAGCTCCATGAACAGCTGTTAACAAGGGATTATGGGTATAGAGAGACAGATGCAGTACTTCAAACCATCTCTAGATACAGAAGGTAAAGCACCGCAGTACGTcttgatgaaatgtaactaagtacttttactcaggtgCTGAACTTGATTTATTTGTGGTATCTAATAcgaggaaaatattgtactttttactccattatatttatttaacagctaTAATTACTCATAATTATTCAGATTATTGACGCAAAATGTTcctgtaattaaaatacttaaagttTTTTGAGCAGACGAGAAGTAGAAACCATCTTTTTTTTGTAGGAAGTAAATTATTTTAACCTGCCAGTCGAAGGAATCTGAAGGAATCATCACCTTAAACGGATCTTTATTAGTTTTCTTACAAAACGGCCAATAAACAAGCTTTAATAAGAAATAACATCGATTACacagtgattaaaaaatatacaacaagaaatatatatacgacaatataaaacaaccaaataaataaatactcatACAGAGGTTTTTGGTTCGATGACATTTACAGTGAAAACTCTGTCCGGCCTGAACGTGGAAGGAAACAGCTGCTcgtaaaaaaaatcctgatcgTGAACCACAAGTTGGACTTTGGTCAAAAATAAGAAGACATCGAAGTGTTGGAGAAAATGGCGACACGTCTTCGTACTCTTCTTTGATACCAAACGGTGAAATGCACGTAATGTTGGGTTTTAtcgttagcctagcttagcacaaagactggaagcaaggGGGAACTGTTAGCTCCAAAGCGCCCTTGTTTACATTCTGggtaatttcatttcattcatgcaTTTTTCCAACTAGCAACAATTTCTGTAGCTTTTGTTGGATGCAAGttataaaaacatacagtttcCTCCAGCTTCCGGTCTTTTTTGCTACGTTAGGCTCTGTACTGGAGGCACAGAGATGAAACACACCCCTGTTTTCTGATGATGGTCTGTGTCGATGGCTCTGGATCACCTGAAGTTTTCATCAGTGCTGATTGAGCTCCAACTGTCTGGTGTTTGTCGGTTGTAACCCGGATCTCAGCCTTGAGCAACAGAGAGctggaaaaacaagaataaaggTGTTATAATGAGTGACggatcagaaaacacaacatgatcAAAATGTAATAGTTGTCAACCAATCGATGAATCCTCGAGGCCCTTCTCTGGTGCACCATGAGGctcagtttgaaacatgtttgcacagatgcaaaaaaaacaaaacaaaaagcagcttCACCACCGAAACCAATTTTGCTTTGATTACTGCAAACTTTCCGTCCACATTTTTTGGACTTGGCTCAGCTTTGTTCGTTGCGCCTcaatacatcatcatcatctgacCATCTGTAACCGGTCAGTTCATGAGATTGGATGCATTTTCACGTGTTTCCAGTTTTTCTTCATGTGCGAGTCTTCTGACCGACACATGTGTGAATCTTGGACCGGCTGGGAAACATGCAGGAGTGAAAGTAACTGAAATGTTGGGGTGAAACCTGAGGACTTGACAAGCAAGTAATGAAGGATTTTAAGTGATTGAGAGTCATTAAAAAGTCCTGGATCCTCCTCACATGCCGGACACCTTCTTGAGTTAACGTAACGCTCCATGTTCAGTCGTTCTTACCCTTTGGGAGCAAAGAGAACCTGAGAATCCGTTCCGGCAGGCGCAGACGTTCGGTCGGACACATCGACTGCCGTAGAGACACTTCTGTTCACAGAGAGCTGAGAAAACAAACGATAACTCAGCATCATGTGAATCAGCCAAGAGACCAAATTTCCACCAaccattttgtgcattttgttgGGATACTCACGGATCTGACACAACATGCCTTGCCACCCTGGTGCACAGTGGCAGGTGTTTGCTCCCACACACTCTCCTCCATTTAGACACTTCTGCAGACAGCTGGCTGAGAGACAAAAGCAAGCAAGCCGATGAGCGACAGCTGTCAACTGTTGAAGGATAGCTTCAACAGATAAAGATTATCTGCCGTTAATCCTCTCTTCCCTGGTGTTTGGATGTCTTTTAGGTAACCGTTTCTTCAGCAGCGTCTTGCTGAGAAGAGCGAAGGTCAGCCCCATAAAACCCTGCAGACATTACAGCTGATGGTTTCCATATGGGAGGCGCCTTTGTGGAAGCATCCgtcagcagagactggagacGCTGGACGGTGTCACCGAGCCTGTTTCTGCTTCAGTTTGAGCTCTACAGAGATGATGAAAAGCTCTGACGTTCTCGTATGATCGTCTGACTGTAAGGTCAGACCTCCTCTCCTGACTCAGGTTTTGATATTAAATCCATGTGGGGCTGTGGTTAAGTGAAGGGTGAACGATCTGAAGATTTTAGATCATGTAGAAACTGTGGTATTTAAAGTGCTTCTGTCGCCAAGATTCACATGACCTCACTGACGAGCAGATCTTATGTCAACATACCAATGAAGCAATGTAGCAACAAT contains the following coding sequences:
- the LOC140992347 gene encoding basic helix-loop-helix transcription factor scleraxis — translated: MCSRRPPARPQQLQSDPRRARMKSTGPERSAQPDGFTSDLDDLDSGSDSSDGKSTGGCSPRTEPEEPAGGGVRTGAPRRRRRRRRSGRDARLSGVSQQRQAANARERDRTHSVNTAFTALRTLIPTEPADRKLSKIETLRLASSYISHLANVLLLGDDCRDGQPCLRYQSILHGPAALSAASLRPICTFCLSNQRKLLRDGGKHSAAV